A genomic stretch from Pelagicoccus sp. SDUM812003 includes:
- the dnaN gene encoding DNA polymerase III subunit beta, translating into MKFKIHRDHFSNGLQQVLNVVGSKATMPILSNVLIEAEGETISLTTTNLDLGICARIKATVEEEGAVTLPVKRLATIVKELPNSDVKVEASPNNQVKIASGGSNFKIMGISRDEFPALPEFSDDRSFTIEQGNLASMIKSVSYAQSTDETRYMLNGVFFNFLEPEEGASGKLSLVATDGRRLAKIDHEMEVGEGMSGSLILPAKTVSELVRLLDKGETLKIAFNDRRVAFQIHTKDDSDGFVGDIHLVSKVVEGNYPNYQQVIPKETHQRIKVERELFLQSIHRAALVTTDKSNQVKIQISNNLMELSASSPDFGESHESLAIDYSGPDLQVAFNPQFLMDPLKALAKDEIFFELKDEVSPGVFKTLESFLCVIMPVRLT; encoded by the coding sequence ATGAAGTTCAAAATCCACCGCGATCATTTCAGCAACGGTCTCCAACAAGTTCTCAACGTCGTTGGATCGAAGGCAACGATGCCAATCCTCAGTAACGTTCTCATCGAGGCGGAAGGCGAAACGATCTCGCTCACCACGACCAACCTTGACCTCGGAATCTGCGCTCGAATCAAGGCCACGGTGGAGGAGGAAGGCGCGGTGACCTTGCCGGTGAAGCGTCTGGCGACCATCGTGAAGGAGCTTCCCAATAGCGACGTGAAGGTCGAGGCTTCGCCCAACAACCAGGTCAAGATCGCATCCGGTGGTTCGAACTTCAAGATCATGGGCATCAGCCGCGACGAGTTCCCGGCCTTGCCTGAGTTCAGCGACGATCGCTCCTTCACCATCGAACAGGGCAACCTGGCCAGCATGATCAAGAGCGTGTCCTACGCCCAGTCGACCGACGAGACACGCTACATGCTCAACGGGGTGTTCTTCAATTTTCTCGAACCGGAAGAAGGCGCTTCCGGGAAGCTGAGCCTGGTGGCTACCGATGGTCGCCGCTTGGCGAAGATCGACCACGAGATGGAAGTGGGCGAAGGCATGTCCGGCAGTCTGATCCTTCCTGCCAAGACCGTTTCCGAGCTGGTTCGCCTGCTCGACAAGGGCGAGACCTTGAAGATCGCTTTCAACGATCGTCGAGTGGCCTTCCAGATTCATACCAAGGACGATTCCGACGGTTTCGTGGGCGACATCCATCTGGTTTCCAAAGTGGTCGAGGGCAATTATCCGAATTATCAACAGGTTATCCCCAAGGAGACGCATCAGCGCATCAAGGTCGAGCGTGAGCTCTTCCTGCAGTCCATTCATCGCGCCGCCCTGGTGACCACCGATAAGTCGAACCAGGTTAAGATCCAGATCAGCAACAACTTGATGGAGCTTTCCGCGTCCAGCCCCGATTTCGGCGAGTCTCACGAGTCGCTGGCGATCGACTACAGCGGTCCGGACCTGCAGGTCGCCTTCAATCCTCAATTCCTGATGGATCCGCTGAAGGCCTTGGCCAAGGACGAGATCTTCTTCGAGTTGAAGGACGAGGTCAGCCCTGGCGTTTTCAAGACCTTGGAGAGCTTCCTCTGCGTGATCATGCCGGTTCGGTTGACCTGA
- a CDS encoding DUF2309 domain-containing protein — protein MKTNHNLQSDIEQAINTIAPLWPLTHFVAVNPFIGYADRPIWEASSHLKLSHGDYPLPALDYLHQQHTDGHVSKDCLQKAHDLASPAIREAFTQRDLRFDADTSIRLTASYQKPDYPEFQIGTFSAYLDRREGTRWNHVLKQEAGKWCAAHFDRGQSIWSSPWKEQSLFSGWRRFAAIDRNLSYHGLKNVQGIIASIPDSPTEAIRYVIACLEIPAERCADILERAFLELPGWSGYLRYLDRERELRGESDDNCLQLLAILLCYELVLYLNSNDDEDRILGWKRSLMEDLSDTGEPGISVELALRLLWQSAVELSVENHLRTQIVPQNEPVKDRPSLQAVFCIDVRSERFRRSLESVMPDAQTIGFAGFFGIPAHHHIPGTQSDKALCPALLAPPVKTAPSVSRLDCDEWISLQSQAGEAASKRDAWRRFRESAASCFTFVEAIGLSYLSKLLKASFPSLAKSDPSFRNKLVPKFLDALGQKQRLDLAETLLRGINLTENVAPIVLICGHGSETANNPYGSSLDCGACGGNAGDVNARLAVSLLNDKAIRSGLKARGIVIPDDSLFLAGIHNTTTDEVELFDTESIPVGSRAKVAETEQALKQAGDLCLLERRATLGIASSQTNTEQIRARSRDWSQVRPEWGLAGNEAFIVAPRSWTRASDLKGKAFLHEYDAGNDPDGMRLENILAGPLVVGSWINLQYFASASNNETYGSGQKTIHNVVGGIGVAIGNENDLKVGLPWQSVHDGKDFAHRPARLLACIAAEPATIDRILQQQPHLNDLVTNSWIHLVALGEQGDKWARRHESGQWLLPDQIEAEASQQS, from the coding sequence ATGAAAACGAATCACAACCTGCAAAGCGACATCGAGCAGGCGATCAACACCATCGCCCCACTATGGCCGCTCACTCACTTCGTCGCCGTAAACCCATTCATCGGGTACGCCGATCGACCTATCTGGGAGGCATCCAGCCATTTGAAGCTTTCGCACGGCGACTATCCGCTGCCTGCGCTCGACTATCTCCACCAACAGCATACCGACGGTCACGTATCCAAAGATTGCCTACAAAAAGCCCATGACCTCGCGTCGCCCGCCATTCGGGAAGCCTTCACGCAGCGCGACCTTCGCTTCGACGCTGACACGTCGATCCGCCTGACCGCATCCTATCAGAAGCCGGACTATCCGGAGTTTCAGATCGGCACCTTCAGCGCCTATCTCGACCGAAGAGAGGGCACGCGCTGGAACCATGTCCTCAAGCAGGAGGCGGGCAAGTGGTGCGCCGCTCACTTCGACCGCGGACAATCTATCTGGAGCTCTCCCTGGAAAGAACAGTCGCTGTTCTCGGGCTGGAGACGCTTTGCCGCTATCGATCGCAACCTCTCCTACCATGGGCTCAAAAACGTGCAGGGCATCATCGCTTCGATTCCTGATAGTCCTACGGAGGCGATTCGCTATGTGATTGCCTGCCTAGAGATTCCCGCGGAACGCTGCGCCGATATTCTGGAGCGGGCGTTCCTCGAGCTGCCTGGCTGGTCAGGCTACCTAAGATACCTCGATCGTGAGAGGGAACTACGTGGCGAATCCGACGACAACTGCCTGCAGCTGCTCGCCATCTTGCTCTGCTACGAACTCGTCCTGTATCTGAATTCCAATGACGACGAAGATAGAATCCTCGGTTGGAAACGCAGTTTGATGGAAGACCTCAGCGACACCGGAGAGCCCGGGATCTCGGTCGAGCTGGCGCTTCGGCTCCTCTGGCAATCGGCAGTGGAGCTCTCTGTCGAAAACCATTTGAGAACCCAGATCGTTCCTCAAAACGAGCCAGTGAAGGATCGACCTTCGCTGCAGGCGGTTTTCTGCATCGACGTTCGTTCGGAACGGTTTCGCCGCAGCCTCGAGTCGGTCATGCCGGACGCCCAAACCATCGGCTTCGCCGGATTCTTCGGCATTCCTGCTCATCACCACATCCCTGGAACCCAAAGTGACAAGGCGCTTTGTCCAGCTCTGCTGGCTCCACCGGTCAAGACCGCGCCGAGCGTTTCGCGCCTGGACTGCGACGAGTGGATTTCGCTGCAGAGCCAAGCAGGCGAGGCGGCCAGCAAGCGTGATGCTTGGAGACGCTTTCGCGAATCCGCGGCATCTTGTTTCACTTTCGTGGAAGCCATCGGCCTGAGCTATCTGAGCAAGCTCCTCAAAGCCAGCTTTCCAAGTCTGGCTAAGTCTGATCCTTCGTTCCGAAACAAGCTAGTGCCAAAGTTCCTGGATGCCCTTGGGCAGAAGCAGCGCCTCGATCTAGCGGAAACCCTTCTGAGAGGAATAAACCTCACGGAAAACGTCGCCCCCATCGTGCTCATCTGCGGACACGGCAGCGAAACGGCCAACAATCCCTACGGTTCGAGCTTGGACTGCGGCGCCTGCGGGGGAAACGCGGGCGACGTCAATGCTCGCCTAGCGGTCAGCCTGCTCAACGACAAGGCCATTCGCAGCGGTCTGAAAGCCCGTGGCATTGTGATTCCAGACGACAGCCTTTTCCTTGCCGGTATCCATAATACCACAACAGACGAAGTGGAGCTTTTCGACACGGAGAGCATCCCAGTGGGGAGCCGAGCGAAAGTGGCTGAAACCGAACAGGCCTTGAAACAGGCGGGCGACCTCTGTCTGCTAGAACGACGCGCCACGCTGGGCATCGCTTCCAGCCAAACCAATACCGAGCAAATCCGCGCTCGTAGTCGGGACTGGTCGCAGGTGCGCCCCGAATGGGGGCTCGCCGGAAACGAAGCCTTCATCGTCGCTCCACGCTCGTGGACCCGAGCGAGCGACTTGAAGGGCAAGGCCTTCCTGCACGAATACGACGCTGGGAACGATCCCGACGGAATGCGGCTCGAGAACATTCTCGCAGGTCCATTGGTGGTGGGGAGCTGGATCAATCTCCAGTACTTCGCTTCCGCCTCCAACAACGAGACCTACGGCAGCGGTCAAAAGACCATCCACAACGTGGTGGGCGGCATCGGCGTCGCGATTGGCAACGAGAACGACCTCAAGGTGGGACTGCCTTGGCAGTCCGTGCACGACGGAAAGGACTTTGCCCACCGGCCCGCCCGCTTGCTGGCCTGCATCGCCGCCGAACCGGCCACCATCGATCGCATCTTGCAGCAGCAGCCACACTTGAACGATCTCGTAACCAATAGCTGGATACATCTTGTGGCCCTTGGCGAGCAAGGCGACAAGTGGGCTCGTCGACACGAAAGCGGCCAATGGCTGCTACCCGACCAAATCGAAGCGGAAGCCTCGCAGCAGTCCTGA
- a CDS encoding proton-conducting transporter membrane subunit, whose translation MDNILFIGASFSTISLLIWLLASSARLNANPLRAASLGERHGWLAFALTLLAGAAWLVAGREGVLLSVTRDQWIGLRFDALSIPLALLITFLAAIILRFSKHYLAGEPDHGRFTKWMCATFGSVIALVMAPGLAQFLVAWIATSLCLHQLLVFYPARRGTRYSARKKFLVSRISDLLLAIAFSGTYFAFGSQSFEQIFYSLRAEETVLPSYIPWLIAAAAILKSVQFPFHTWLPETMGTPTPVSALMHAGIVNAGGILIITFAPFYQFSDTSAPLHLLALSGAITAAFGSLVMLSQTSVKRSLAYSTVAQMGFMLMQCGLGAFHLALLHIVAHSLYKAHSFLSSGSSVRAIETRSAPANTEPRTPLKLVAAAAAGFLLSLGLFVALSGGFDSKPGAYVFAAVLAAALIQLLYQSPTQRPANGFLSAAAIGSAYLLLTNFAAWWVAPEISVHTLTSSVFDATLAGIIFCVFIFTILLQNLSKAARPDSWVSKLYVHAFNGFYLNTIADRTIRFLRLHPDQA comes from the coding sequence ATGGACAACATCCTATTCATCGGAGCTTCCTTCTCCACCATTTCGCTATTGATTTGGCTTCTCGCTTCGTCAGCTCGGCTGAACGCGAACCCGCTGCGGGCCGCTTCGCTCGGGGAGCGCCATGGGTGGCTCGCTTTCGCGCTTACTTTACTCGCTGGAGCTGCCTGGCTTGTGGCCGGGCGAGAAGGGGTACTCCTATCCGTGACGCGCGATCAGTGGATCGGTCTGCGATTCGATGCCTTGTCCATCCCCCTAGCGCTTCTCATCACTTTCCTGGCCGCGATCATATTGCGTTTCTCCAAGCACTATCTCGCAGGCGAGCCGGACCACGGACGTTTCACCAAGTGGATGTGCGCCACCTTCGGCTCCGTGATCGCTCTCGTGATGGCCCCGGGACTGGCTCAGTTTCTCGTCGCCTGGATCGCGACAAGCCTTTGCCTGCACCAGCTTCTGGTCTTCTATCCTGCCCGACGCGGCACCCGGTACTCCGCTCGCAAGAAATTTCTAGTTAGTCGCATCAGCGACCTGCTATTGGCCATCGCTTTCAGCGGGACCTACTTCGCCTTTGGCAGTCAAAGCTTCGAGCAGATTTTCTATTCCCTGCGCGCTGAGGAGACGGTCCTTCCTAGCTACATTCCTTGGCTCATCGCAGCGGCGGCGATCCTGAAGTCGGTGCAGTTCCCGTTCCACACCTGGCTACCTGAGACCATGGGAACACCAACTCCCGTTTCGGCCCTCATGCACGCCGGCATCGTCAACGCAGGCGGGATCCTTATCATCACCTTCGCGCCATTCTACCAATTTTCGGATACATCGGCTCCACTCCATCTGCTAGCCCTTTCCGGAGCGATCACAGCGGCTTTCGGGTCGTTGGTCATGCTCTCGCAGACCAGCGTCAAACGAAGCCTCGCCTATTCTACCGTGGCCCAAATGGGTTTCATGCTGATGCAGTGCGGGCTCGGCGCCTTCCACCTGGCGCTGCTGCATATCGTAGCCCACTCGCTTTACAAGGCGCACAGTTTTCTCTCTTCCGGGTCGAGCGTGCGCGCCATTGAAACCCGTAGCGCTCCAGCAAATACAGAGCCTAGGACTCCGCTCAAGCTGGTCGCTGCAGCTGCAGCGGGATTCCTGCTGTCTCTCGGTCTCTTTGTCGCGCTGTCTGGCGGATTCGACAGCAAGCCAGGCGCCTACGTATTCGCTGCGGTGCTGGCCGCGGCTCTGATACAGCTGCTCTATCAATCTCCCACACAGCGCCCTGCCAACGGCTTCCTCTCGGCCGCCGCTATCGGAAGCGCTTATCTCCTGCTCACGAACTTCGCAGCGTGGTGGGTAGCTCCTGAAATTTCTGTGCATACTCTCACCAGCTCCGTTTTCGACGCAACGCTAGCCGGAATTATCTTCTGCGTATTCATTTTTACGATACTGCTACAAAACCTATCCAAAGCAGCGAGACCTGACAGCTGGGTATCGAAACTCTATGTGCATGCCTTCAACGGATTCTATCTGAACACAATCGCGGACCGCACCATCCGTTTCCTCCGCCTTCATCCTGATCAAGCCTAA
- a CDS encoding LysR family transcriptional regulator: MTQLNYHHLRYFHAIAREGSLTKAADRLNVSQSALSIQLKKLEESLGCFLFEREHKTLSLTEEGRMVLNYADAIFRTGEEMLATLHNRGGHYRSVIRVGAVSTLSKNFQITFLSDALDDQEVEVVIYSANLQELIGQLKAHTLDIVLSNSAVPAEVEPMTRTQIVAEQAVSLIAPRDYEFKVDFRFPQDLQGAPVVLPSRESSLRSSFNLLLEKAGIVPLIAAEANDMATLRLIAREVNAITLVPPIVVLDELRSGELKELCQVPNLRETFYAITADRRFPNRYVQRLLDKPWQGGFAV, from the coding sequence ATGACTCAGCTCAACTATCACCACCTCAGGTACTTTCATGCCATCGCGCGGGAGGGCAGTCTGACCAAAGCGGCCGATCGGCTAAACGTTTCGCAGTCCGCTTTAAGCATTCAGCTGAAGAAGCTGGAGGAGTCGCTTGGCTGCTTCTTGTTCGAGCGCGAGCACAAGACGCTTTCGCTTACGGAGGAGGGGCGCATGGTGTTGAACTATGCGGATGCGATCTTTCGCACGGGCGAGGAGATGCTGGCCACGCTGCACAACCGCGGCGGGCACTACCGCAGCGTGATTCGAGTCGGAGCGGTGTCTACTCTTTCTAAGAACTTCCAGATCACCTTCCTCAGCGACGCCCTCGACGATCAGGAGGTGGAGGTGGTCATCTACTCGGCTAACTTGCAGGAGCTGATCGGCCAGCTGAAGGCTCACACTCTAGATATCGTTTTGTCGAACAGCGCCGTGCCAGCGGAGGTGGAGCCCATGACCCGTACGCAGATCGTGGCTGAGCAAGCGGTGAGTCTGATCGCTCCTCGGGACTATGAGTTCAAGGTGGATTTTCGTTTTCCCCAGGATTTGCAAGGGGCTCCGGTGGTGCTGCCGAGCCGCGAAAGCAGCCTTCGCTCGAGCTTCAACCTGCTTTTGGAGAAGGCGGGAATCGTGCCTCTCATCGCGGCGGAAGCCAATGACATGGCGACCTTGCGTTTGATCGCTCGCGAGGTGAACGCTATCACTCTAGTGCCCCCGATCGTGGTCTTGGATGAGCTTCGCAGCGGCGAGCTCAAGGAGCTTTGTCAGGTACCGAATCTGAGGGAAACGTTTTACGCCATCACCGCGGATCGCCGCTTCCCAAACCGATACGTGCAGCGTCTACTGGACAAGCCATGGCAGGGCGGGTTTGCGGTCTAG
- the moaA gene encoding GTP 3',8-cyclase MoaA, whose translation MSQITDKLGRPLRDLRISVTDRCNFRCTYCMPRELFGPDHVFLPRSALLSYEELVRLAHAFVKLGVKKIRITGGEPLLRRDLPVLISKLTQEVGIEDISLTTNGVLLPRLAGQLKDAGLKRINVSLDSLDTDRFAAMNGQSSSPQKVIDGIDAAQSAGLSVKVNMVAKLGMNDCDILPMTEYFRERKITLRFIEFMDVGETNQWKLGEVVPAKQILDTIASRFSFKPVDPSYRGEVATRYRFDDTDCEFGIITSITNPFCGDCNRARISAEGDFYTCLFASSGISLKEKIRSGVSDDELLQFLSRIWLGRHDRYSEDRHKGVPAERKKKVEMSYIGG comes from the coding sequence ATGAGCCAAATAACGGACAAACTGGGACGCCCCCTTCGCGACCTGCGCATCTCGGTGACGGATCGCTGCAACTTCCGCTGCACCTACTGCATGCCTCGCGAACTCTTCGGTCCGGACCACGTCTTCCTGCCCCGATCCGCTCTGTTGAGCTACGAGGAGCTCGTTCGGCTGGCTCACGCGTTCGTCAAGCTGGGCGTGAAAAAAATCCGCATCACGGGCGGAGAGCCGCTGCTGCGACGAGACCTCCCCGTGCTCATTTCGAAACTGACCCAGGAGGTCGGGATCGAAGACATCTCCCTCACCACCAACGGGGTCCTGCTCCCTCGCCTGGCTGGGCAGCTCAAGGACGCTGGATTGAAACGAATAAACGTTAGTCTCGATAGTTTGGATACGGATCGATTCGCCGCGATGAATGGCCAAAGCTCGAGCCCGCAAAAGGTGATCGATGGAATCGACGCCGCCCAATCAGCTGGACTCTCCGTCAAGGTCAACATGGTAGCGAAGCTCGGCATGAACGATTGCGACATCCTGCCAATGACCGAGTACTTCCGCGAGCGCAAGATCACCCTGCGTTTCATAGAGTTTATGGACGTCGGCGAAACCAACCAATGGAAGCTCGGCGAAGTGGTTCCCGCTAAGCAAATTCTGGATACGATCGCTAGCCGGTTCTCCTTCAAGCCTGTCGATCCGAGCTATCGAGGCGAGGTAGCGACACGCTACCGTTTCGACGACACCGATTGCGAATTCGGTATCATCACTTCCATTACAAATCCGTTCTGCGGCGACTGCAACAGAGCCCGCATATCGGCGGAGGGAGACTTCTACACCTGTCTCTTCGCATCAAGCGGCATCAGCCTAAAGGAAAAGATCCGAAGCGGAGTCAGCGACGACGAACTGCTTCAGTTTCTGTCGCGTATTTGGCTGGGACGGCACGATCGGTATTCAGAAGATCGACACAAAGGCGTTCCCGCAGAGCGAAAAAAGAAGGTGGAGATGTCGTACATCGGCGGCTAG
- a CDS encoding competence/damage-inducible protein A — protein sequence MVSASKIILLTLGEELLLGLTANTHLTYIGEQLRLAGATMHANLTLSDDPADIEEHFKHYWEKSDVLITSGGLGPTVDDRTREVIAECLGEPLVFDPTLMQAIEDRFAALGIELTENNRKQAYRFQNAEALENPNGTAPGIWLEKDGKILVMLPGPPGELRPMFENQVMPRLREKDILGGEQNHIQLRTSGVGESSLETLLQPVFDKREGLQVAYCAHLGMVDFRIGYSDTVDRYDELVEIAYECRELLGENFISCGNDSLEKTVANLLKRKKLTLAIAESCTGGMVSDELTNLSGATDFFKGSLIAYTSSSKEELLGVPAEMMQQHGEVSMEVAIAMAVGISEKLESDFALSTTGYLGPNGGNENCPVGTIYLGLHSPRGTWAKKLFFKGTRASIKRRAHAAALDWLRRELLANEKLDDDAHSALKAESDKILRSLK from the coding sequence ATGGTCTCCGCTTCTAAAATCATTTTACTCACTCTAGGCGAAGAGCTTTTGCTGGGTTTGACCGCAAACACCCACCTGACCTATATCGGAGAACAGCTTCGGCTAGCGGGTGCCACCATGCACGCGAACCTCACCCTTTCCGACGATCCGGCCGACATCGAGGAGCATTTCAAGCACTACTGGGAGAAGTCTGACGTCCTGATCACCAGCGGAGGCTTGGGTCCCACTGTAGACGACCGGACTAGGGAAGTCATCGCCGAATGCCTCGGCGAACCGCTGGTCTTCGACCCGACCCTCATGCAGGCCATCGAAGATCGCTTCGCGGCGCTCGGCATCGAGCTCACCGAAAACAACCGGAAACAGGCCTATCGCTTCCAAAACGCTGAAGCGCTGGAGAACCCAAACGGTACCGCGCCAGGCATCTGGCTGGAAAAGGACGGCAAGATCCTCGTCATGCTGCCGGGTCCGCCAGGGGAGCTACGGCCGATGTTCGAGAATCAGGTCATGCCGCGCTTGCGTGAAAAGGATATCCTGGGCGGCGAGCAAAACCACATCCAGCTTCGCACCTCGGGAGTGGGGGAGTCCTCCCTTGAGACGTTGCTCCAGCCCGTATTCGACAAGCGCGAGGGCCTGCAGGTCGCCTACTGCGCCCATCTGGGAATGGTCGATTTCCGTATCGGATACTCGGATACGGTAGATCGCTACGACGAGCTGGTCGAAATCGCCTACGAATGCCGAGAGCTGCTCGGCGAAAACTTCATCTCCTGCGGAAACGATTCTCTGGAGAAGACGGTTGCGAACCTGCTGAAGCGAAAGAAACTCACCCTCGCCATCGCGGAGAGCTGCACCGGCGGAATGGTTTCCGACGAGCTCACCAACCTTTCGGGCGCCACGGATTTCTTCAAGGGCAGCCTCATCGCCTACACCAGCTCCAGCAAGGAGGAGCTACTGGGCGTACCCGCCGAGATGATGCAGCAGCACGGCGAGGTCAGCATGGAGGTCGCCATCGCCATGGCCGTCGGCATCTCGGAAAAGCTGGAGTCCGACTTCGCCCTCAGCACCACTGGCTACCTCGGTCCGAACGGAGGGAACGAAAACTGTCCGGTCGGCACCATCTACCTCGGCTTGCACTCGCCCCGCGGCACCTGGGCCAAGAAGCTTTTCTTCAAAGGAACTCGAGCAAGCATCAAGCGCCGGGCCCATGCCGCCGCCTTGGATTGGCTGAGACGCGAGCTTCTGGCGAACGAGAAACTGGACGACGACGCGCACAGCGCCCTCAAGGCGGAATCCGACAAGATCCTCAGATCGCTAAAGTAA
- a CDS encoding excinuclease ABC subunit UvrC: MPTSVPSNLKEKVRRLPDRPGVYLMKDRLGSVIYVGKAKSLKKRVSTYFQASRRFADQPKIRALVQMIRDFEIIEVKSEPEALLLEGKLIKKWKPKYNTDFVDDKRFLLVRVDMTRDLPRFTLARFKKEDGARYFGPFAHAQHIRKTLSEMRRRFGILLGDASPRRLEDGRFRLYDDVRSEIYGHENVVTVEGYLERLEEACQFLEGKSREWLEELKVEMAEQASARNYEKAAELRDIVFSLEASLKKTRKFKREVQVPNTGQESMALLGKELQLAELPRVIECFDISHISGTFVVASMVQFVDGKPNKTGYRRFKIKSFEGNDDFRSMEEVVGRRYRRLNEEGKGFPDLIVIDGGRGQVGAAIKAFLLLDLEPPLVIGLAKKHETIIFADERPPLQLPLNHAGLQLLQRCRDEAHRFANTFNADLRSKRIRESILDDFSGLGPKRKASLLDEFGSIDRLKAASITELRTVEGIGLETATRLKRFLDEHYTR; encoded by the coding sequence ATGCCAACCTCTGTGCCGAGTAATTTGAAGGAAAAGGTGCGGCGACTGCCGGATCGCCCTGGGGTCTACTTGATGAAAGATCGTTTAGGGTCAGTGATTTACGTGGGAAAAGCCAAGAGTCTGAAAAAGCGCGTTTCCACCTATTTTCAAGCTTCCCGTCGCTTCGCCGACCAGCCGAAGATCCGCGCTCTGGTGCAGATGATCCGCGATTTCGAGATCATCGAGGTGAAATCCGAGCCGGAGGCCCTGTTGCTGGAAGGCAAGCTGATCAAGAAATGGAAGCCGAAGTACAATACGGATTTCGTTGATGATAAACGCTTTCTGCTGGTGCGAGTCGATATGACCCGGGATCTGCCGCGCTTCACTCTCGCTCGCTTCAAAAAAGAGGATGGGGCCCGCTATTTCGGACCGTTCGCTCACGCCCAACATATTCGAAAAACGTTGAGCGAAATGCGTCGCCGCTTCGGCATCCTGCTCGGCGATGCCAGCCCTAGGCGTTTGGAGGACGGCAGGTTTCGGCTTTACGACGACGTACGCTCCGAGATTTACGGCCATGAGAACGTGGTCACGGTCGAGGGCTATCTGGAACGGCTTGAGGAGGCGTGCCAGTTCCTGGAAGGCAAGTCCCGCGAGTGGCTCGAGGAGCTGAAGGTCGAAATGGCGGAGCAGGCGTCCGCTCGCAACTACGAAAAGGCCGCGGAGCTTCGCGATATCGTTTTCTCGCTAGAGGCCTCGCTGAAGAAGACGCGCAAGTTCAAGCGCGAAGTCCAGGTTCCGAATACGGGTCAGGAGAGCATGGCTCTGCTGGGCAAGGAGCTCCAGCTGGCAGAGTTGCCGCGCGTCATCGAGTGCTTCGACATCTCCCATATATCGGGCACCTTCGTGGTAGCGTCCATGGTTCAATTCGTAGACGGAAAGCCGAACAAGACGGGCTATCGCCGCTTCAAGATAAAGAGCTTCGAGGGCAACGACGACTTCCGCTCCATGGAGGAGGTGGTAGGCCGACGGTATCGCCGCTTGAACGAAGAAGGAAAAGGCTTTCCCGACCTGATCGTGATCGACGGGGGACGTGGGCAAGTCGGGGCCGCGATCAAAGCCTTCCTCCTGCTGGATCTGGAGCCGCCGCTGGTGATCGGTCTAGCGAAGAAGCACGAGACCATCATTTTCGCCGACGAGCGCCCTCCCCTGCAGCTACCGCTGAACCATGCGGGACTCCAGCTCCTGCAGCGCTGCCGCGACGAGGCCCACCGCTTCGCCAATACCTTCAACGCGGACCTGCGCAGCAAGCGTATCCGCGAAAGCATACTGGACGACTTTTCTGGTCTCGGTCCGAAGCGCAAAGCCAGCCTGCTCGACGAATTTGGAAGCATCGACCGACTTAAGGCAGCCTCCATCACGGAATTGAGAACGGTGGAAGGCATCGGGCTCGAAACCGCGACGCGCTTGAAGCGGTTTCTGGACGAGCACTATACGCGATAG